A window from Ovis canadensis isolate MfBH-ARS-UI-01 breed Bighorn chromosome 4, ARS-UI_OviCan_v2, whole genome shotgun sequence encodes these proteins:
- the LOC138439858 gene encoding collagen alpha-1(I) chain-like: MPESRSLSELTRQIAPPTKNGHAPPPTESRKSYQSVNPVRVRAGINQVGGSEHDDEEPGVPVGAGGRGASRHGDPREVRQPGGGGGRERRSPGRETRPPRSRPRRGRPTARRALGSARVAARRRHRAGGTRGRGGVVRREEEGGGPPSFLPPPPRPARATTPGTADARPRRPPVHPPQSGAGEAGRRGHGDRPAGGARPGTRPALGRAHRGGGAPSSSTRRRRRRRRRRHGRRIGAAAGAGSEPHQGTRPRGAADGEGTEADGRTERGTDGMRPRGADTTQPVAEGRSRGTTRDDDGLAPPPSRGSRPPPPPPPEPQPARGEHSPAAHRRPPPPRPSRARGSPPRPPRSGLPRALLRPGTPPARQRPGDDTHVRRGEAGSGPDRGRERGRSHARDEGEDEAGGGGEGPASTHGGGRGTGTRAPPRGPDDKGRARGRAPRNTSAGSHRHPHARAVPRRLGRRPAPAIPGALNPEARHPGDDALERGGPDRDRTPPPAAAQGARAGATGPSSPPAGGAGEAEADRASRPDTAPLPPGLTPRGPAARTRPPTCRTPGGAQRDPPPTRRGEARAAVGNERHTAPPRGRRTQLPPLPRRAGEFCSAHVLWQSPRWPLRTREGQRLGAPRATLGTPTPPWRGPEGDTGLRETTPPLGLRHLRDDLERSRGTAEGHTRHARTPAWGAQRGGGGTALPATGRAARRAHAEKAKREQSAVSEDQRRPLTPRGKGQQETEDQGQRPHTQPLPSSPSLMGSGGEDKRGAPRTDREERTRSLGTPVPRLARLRLGPGEHDHTTSIRGAKARAANDPKRRTPDTEPTGRGSSQPPPGAHSGGEGRPG; this comes from the exons ATGCCAGAGTCTCGTTCGTTATCGGAATTAACCAGACAAATCGCTCCACCAACTAAGAACGGCCATGCACCACCACCCACGGAATCGAGAAAGAGCTATCAATCTGTCAATCCTGTCCGTGTCCGGGCCGG GATCAACCAGGTAGGGGGAAGCGAGCACGACGACGAGGAGCCGGGCGtgccggtgggggcggggggaagaggcGCGAGCCGGCACGGAGACCCCCGTGAGGTGAGGCAGCCGGGAGGAGGGGGGGGTCGGGAACGGCGCTCGCCGGGCCGGGAGACCCGACCGCCCCGGTCCCGCCCGCGGCGAGGACGCCCGACCGCGCGACGCGCCCTCGGGTCCGCGAGGGTCGCGGCGCGCCGCCGCCACCGCGCGGGAGGCacgagggggaggggcggggtggtgcggcgggaggaggagggcggcgggccaccctcctttctccctcctccgccccgcccggcccgggcCACCACACCGGGGACGGCCGACGCGCGCCCTCGGCGTCCGCCCGTCCACCCACCCCAGAGCGGGGCGGGGGAGGCCGGGCGGCGAGGACACGGCGACCGGCCCGCGGGGGGGGCAAGACCGGGGACCCGTCCCGCGCTCGGGCGAGCGCATCGGGGCGGGGGCGCCCCCTCGTCCAGCACGCgacgacggcggcggcggcggcggcgacgacaCGGGCGACGGATCGGGGCCGCGGCGGGCGCGGGAAGCGAGCCACACCAGGGCACACGGCCCCGGGGAGCAGCAGACGGCGAGGGGACCGaggcggacggacggacggagagGGGCACCGACGGGATGCGGCCGCGCGGGGCCGACACCACGCAACCGGTGGCGGAG GGGCGGTCCCGCGGCACCACCCGGGACGACGACGGACTGGCGCCCCCACCCTCGCGGGGCTCGCGcccaccgccaccgccaccccCAGAGCCGCAGCCGGCCCGGGGAGAACACTCTCCCGCCGCACACCGGCGGCCCCCGCCCCCACGGCCCTCGCGCGCGCggggctccccgccccgcccccctcgcTCAGGGCTTCCGAGGGCACTGCTCCGCCCGGGGACGCCACCGGCCCGGCAGAGGCCGGGGGACGACACCCACGTGAGGCGAGGCGAGGCCGGCTCGGGCCCAGACAGGGGACGGGAACGCGGGCGGTCGCACGCGCGGGACGAGGGCGAGGACGaggccggcggcggcggggaggggccggCAAGCACGCACGGCGGGGGCCGCGGGACAGGGACGCGGGCGCCGCCCCGAGGACCAGACGACAAAGGCCGGGCGCGCGGCCGGGCCCCCAGGAACACCAGCGCGGGATCCCACCGCCACCCGCACGCGAGGGCGGTCCCGCGACGCCTGGGGCGCCGGCCGGCCCCGGCCATCCCCGGAGC TCTGAACCCCGAGGCGCGACATCCCGGGGACGACGCTCTCGAGCGAGGCGGCCCGGACCGTGACCGCACGCCGCCACCAGCTGCGGCTCAGGGGGCGAGGGCGGGCGCGACGGGCCCCTCCTCACCACCAGCTGGCGGGGCCGGGGAAGCCGAGGCCGaccgggcgtcgcgccccgacacAGCCCCCCTTCCCCCAGGGCTCACACCACGGGGGCCGGCCGCACGCACACGGCCCCCCACCTGCCGGACGCCCGGCGGGGCCCAGCGGGACCCTCCCCCGACGCGGAGGGGGGAGGCGCGGGCCGCGGTAGGCAACGAGCGGCACACGGCCCCACCGCGGGGCCGGCGCacccaactccctcccctcccacggaGGGCGGGGGAGTTCTGCTCTGCCCACGTGCTCTGGCAGTCGCCACGGTGGCCACTGCGCACTCGGGAGGGGCAGCGGCTGGGGGCTCCG agagcCACTCTCGGGACACCCACGCCACCGTGGCGGGGACCCGAGGGGGACACCGGGTTGAGGGAAACGACACCACCGCTCGGCCTCAGGCACCTGAGGGACGACCTGGAGCGCTCCAGGGGCACCGCCGAGGGTCACACGAGGCACGCTCGCACACCCGCGTGGGGCGCgcagcgcggcggcggcggcacagccctccccgccacaggGAGGGCCGCTCGCCGGGCACACGCCGAGAAGGCGAAGCGGGAGCAATCTGCTGTGTCAGAAGACCAACGGCGCCCACTGACGCCCCGAGGCAAGGGACAGCAGGAGACCGAAGATCAGGGCCAGAGGCCACACACCCAacccctgccttcctcacccTCCCTGATGGGCAGCGGGGGGGAAGACAAGCGAGGGGCCCCGCGGACAGACCGAGAAGAGCGGACACGCTCACTGGGAACGCCCGTCCCTCGTCTGGCACGGCTTAGGCTCGGCCCGGGAGAACACGACCACACCACATCGATCCGTGGAGccaag GCGAGAGCGGCCAACGACCCCAAGAGGAGAACACCTGACACGGAGCCCACAGGGCGGGGGTCGTCCCAGCCGCCCCCAGGTGCCCACAGCGGGGGCGAGGGGCGCCCAGGGTAG